A window from Gasterosteus aculeatus chromosome 14, fGasAcu3.hap1.1, whole genome shotgun sequence encodes these proteins:
- the nup155 gene encoding nuclear pore complex protein Nup155, protein MPSCAGPSSPAAALAEALENSSRLIDRHLQEDRCFPDLSELLNVPSHNMPSLSGVSDMDYPLQGPGLLSVPNLPELSAVRRVPLPPELVEQFSHMQCNCMMGVFPEICRAWLTIDNDIFMWNYEDGGDVAYFDGLIETILAVGLVKPKQGILQPHIHYLLVLATSVDVVILGLSFPQSQAGLNDSMSGGMQLLPDPLFSIPTDNIYILTVTSTDLGRIFMAGKDGCLYEIAYQAEAGWLSQRCRKINHSKSSLSFLVPSVLQFSFSEDDPIVQIAVDNSRNTLFTRSEKGVLQVYDLGADGRSMSRVATMSQNTIVAAAGNIARTIDRSVFKPVVQISVVDRSESSDCHLLAVTHAGVRLYFSTTPFALPHQRHLAVRPCLLALVHVRLPPGFSASSTLQKPTRVHKALHSKGILLMAASETEDSDILWCINHDSFPFKKPLMETQMMSNVDGHSWALCAINEERPSRICTPLNNERIPITDSPVVVQQHNIPPQKFVLLSAKGSHIFQKLRPVDQLRHLLVSGAGGESEEVERFFKLHREEQACAAALILACSSAASDREVSQWATRAFFRYGGEAQMRFPAAMSSPSTVGPVMSSPAPGIVPPAFATPFAQMHTGSVPITPMSAGPEVIFSGKHNGICVYFARILGNIWDGSLAVEKCISSGNQTVSILESSVGSSELESVLMELCGLREFLDKNSQFSPSALGAASFSSPANHQQRLLGFMRPDGTSSQQVQQELQRKYHTKAQVYEKVSLQGIQQLVHRSYQTLSLLKLLCDHQFSLIMSELPKEFQEQMKGASFKDVVIRGKELSGSLITALINVYIKDNASVEAISNHLRDICPLLYSSDDSVCSKANELLQSSKQIQSKADKERTLRESLRLYQQISQHTDLPLVCSQYRQVRFYEGVLELCLTAADKKDPQRLGPHFYKNGEPEEDGVGQQAFHERLLCYKCITDTMQELVNQSKAAPQSPSVPKQPGPPVMTSDPNMLSNEEATAHFEQILGLAQRSQDELFHIALYNWLIQADLTDKLLEVNSLYLEEHLMHMIKQDQSKVHNMDLLWRYYEKNRNFGKAAHVLARLADMHSTEISLKQRLEYIARAILSAKSSSCISAQASDGEFLHELEEKMELVRIQVHIQDTLIRQYSHHPSVKNVISQLDSELMDITKLYGEFADHFKLSECKLAIIHCAGHSDPILVHSLWQEIMEKELGDSVAMSPADRMRSLSLKLVSLGKIYAATPRYFPLEFLVKFLEQEVCLLNWDVGFVTSTMQEIGVQLPRLLEVYDQLFKTRDPCWQRLKKPLHLVECIHVLLSGYVDDPSRVPTYDRRRFTNVCLDDICGYLVELQSLSPNAALQQTIGNFKSLQAKLEKLH, encoded by the exons ATGCCGTCCTGCGCCGGACCCAGCAGCCCGGCAGCGGCACTCGCAGAAGCGCTGGAGAACTCCTCCCGACTCATCGACCGACACCTGCAAGAGGACCGCTGCTTCCCCGACCTCTCGGAGCTGCTCAACGTCCCCTCGCACA ACATGCCGTCCCTCTCTGGCGTGTCGGACATGGACTACCCCCTCCAGGGTCCCGGGTTACTCAGTGTGCCGAATCTCCCAGAGCTCAGCGCCGTCCGCCGCGTCCCTCTGCCACCGGAGCTGGTGGAGCAGTTCAGCC ATATGCAATGTAACTGCATGATGGGAGTTTTTCCAGAGATCTGTCGGGCATGGCTCACTATTGACAATGACATCTTCATGTGGAATTATGAAGATGG AGGAGATGTGGCCTATTTCGATGGCCTCATTGAAACCATCCTGGCAGTGGGCcttgtaaaaccaaaacaag GGATTTTACAGCCACACATCCACTACCTCTTAGTATTGGCCACTTCGGTGGATGTAGTGATCCTTGGGCTGAGCTTCCCGCAGAGCCAGGCTG gCTTGAATGACAGCATGTCCGGTGGGATGCAGCTACTACCCGACCCCCTCTTCTCAATCCCCACAGACAACATCTACATCCTCACCGTCACCTCCACGGACCTGGGACGTATTTTCATGGCGGGAAAAGACGGCTGCCTCTACGAGATCGCGTACCAGGCCGAAGCAGGGTGGTTGAGTCAGCGCTGCCGAAAAATAAACCACTCCAAAAGCTCTCTGTCCTTCCTCGTCCCCTCTGTGCTCCAGTTCTCCTTCTCCGAAGACG ACCCCATTGTGCAGATTGCCGTGGACAACTCCCGCAACACGCTGTTCACACGCTCCGAGAAAGGCGTCCTGCAG GTGTATGACCTGGGGGCTGACGGTCGCAGCATGAGTCGCGTAGCCACAATGTCACAGAACACCATCGTTGCTGCTGCAGGAAACATAGCCAG GACTATTGATCGGTCCGTCTTTAAGCCTGTCGTCCAGATCTCCGTGGTTGACAGATCAGAGTCCTCAGATTGTCACCTGCTGGCTGTCACTCATGCAG GGGTGCGTCTCTACTTCAGCACCACGCCATTTGCCCTTCCACACCAAAGGCACCTGGCGGTTCGACCTTGCCTGCTAGCTTTGGTCCACGTCCGTCTGCCTCCAGGCTTTTCTGCATCGTCTACCCTGCAGAAACCTACAAGAGTCCACAAGGCACTACACAGCAAag GTATTCTGTTAATGGCTGCTTCTGAGACGGAGGACAGTGACATTCTGTGGTGCATCAACCACGATTCCTTCCCCTTCAAGAAACCCTTGATGGAGACTCAG ATGATGTCTAACGTAGACGGACATTCTTGGGCTCTTTGTGCCATAAATGAGGAGAGACCATCCAGGATTTGTACTCCTCTGAACAATGAACGGATCCCCATCACTGACTCACCCGTAGTGGTCCAGCAGCACAACATCCCTCCACAGAAGTTTGTCCTTCTCTCTGCAAAG GGGAGTCATATCTTTCAAAAACTGCGACCGGTAGACCAGCTCCGTCACCTGCTGGTGAGCGGCGCCGGTGGAGAAAGTGAAGAGGTTGAACGTTTCTTCAAGCTGCACAGG GAAGAGCAGGCTTGTGCCGCGGCACTGATCCTGGCTTGCTCCAGCGCCGCTTCCGACCGAGAGGTTTCACAGTGGGCCACCAGAGCCTTCTTCAG ATatggaggagaagcacagatgCGGTTCCCAGCAGCCATGTCTTCTCCCAGCACCGTTGGGCCCGTGATGAGCTCTCCCGCACCGG GCATCGTGCCCCCAGCTTTTGCGACGCCTTTCGCCCAAATGCACACTGGGTCTGTGCCCATCACGCCCATGTCCGCTGGCCCAGAGGTTATTTTCTCAGGGAAGCACAACGGCATCTGTGTCTACTTTGCTCGTATTCTCGG AAATATTTGGGACGGCAGTCTTGCGGTTGAGAAATGTATAAGCAGTGGAAATCAGACTGTCAGTATT TTGGAAAGCAGCGTGGGGTCGTCTGAGCTGGAGTCTGTACTCATGGAGCTGTGCGGTTTGCGGGAGTTTCTTGACAAAAACTCTCAGTTCAGTCCGTCTGCTCTCGGTGCTGCGAG TTTCTCCTCCCCTGCCAACCACCAGCAAAGGCTGCTGGGATTTATGCGTCCTGATGGCACCAGCTCTCAGCAAGTCCAGCAGGAGCTACAGAGGAAATATCACA CCAAGGCTCAGGTCTATGAGAAAGTGTCCCTGCAGGGCATCCAGCAGCTGGTGCATCGCTCTTATCAGACTCTGTCCCTCCTGAAGCTTCTCTGTGATCATCAGTTCAGCCTCATTATGTCTGAGCTGCCAAAG GAATTTCAAGAGCAGATGAAGGGAGCGAGTTTTAAGGATGTAGTAATCAGGGGCAAGGAGCTGTCTGGCTCGCTCATCACGGCCCTCATTAATGTCTACATCAAAGATAATGCCTCCGTGGAAGCCATCAGCAATCACCTGCGCGACATCTGCCCCCTGCTGTACAGCAGCGACGACAGCGTTTGCTCCAAG GCTaatgagctgctgcagagctccAAGCAGATTCAGAGTAAAGCAGACAAAGAGCGCACGCTGAGGGAGTCTCTACGTCTCTATCAGCAGATCAGCCAACACACCGACCTGCCGCTGGTCTGCTCTCAGTACCGGCAAG TGCGTTTCTACGAGGGCGTCCTCGAGCTGTGCCTTACAGCCGCAGACAAGAAGGACCCCCAGAGACTGGGGCCGCACTTCTACAAGAACGGCGAGCCTGAGGAGGACGGAGTGGGCCAGCAGGCCTTCCATGAAAG GCTTTTATGTTATAAGTGCATCACGGACACCATGCAGGAGCTGGTGAACCAGAGCAAAGCCGCCCCTCAGTCCCCCAGCGTCCCTAAGCAGCCCGGGCCTCCCGTCATGACCTCCGACCCCAACATGCTCAGCAACGAAGAAGCCACAGCTCAC TTTGAGCAGATTCTGGGTCTGGCTCAGCGGTCTCAGGACGAGCTGTTTCACATCGCTCTGTACAACTGGCTGATTCAGGCCGACCTGACGGACAAGTTACTCGAG GTGAATTCTCTGTACCTGGAGGAACACCTGATGCACATGATCAAGCAGGACCAGAGTAAAGTGCACAATATGGACCTGCTGTGGCGCTACTACGAGAAGAACCGGAACTTTGGAAAGGCAGCTCACGTACTGGCCCGTCTCGCTGACATGCACAG CACTGAGATCTCATTAAAGCAACGTTTGGAGTACATCGCTAGAGCCATCCTGTCTGCCAAGAGTTCCTCGTGCATCTCCGCTCAGGCCTCCGATGGAGAGTTCCTCCACGAGCTGGAGGAAAAGATGGAG CTGGTGCGTATCCAAGTGCATATCCAGGACACCCTGATTAGACAGTACTCCCATCATCCCTCAGTGAAAAATGTCATCTCCCAGTTGGATTCAGAGCTCATGGACATCACCAAG CTCTACGGGGAGTTTGCGGACCATTTCAAATTGTCTGAGTGCAAGTTGGCCATCATCCACTGTGCGGGACACTCTGACCCAATCCTGGTGCACTCGCTGTGGCAAGAGATCATGGAGAAAG AGCTGGGAGACTCTGTCGCGATGAGTCCAGCAGACAGGATGAGGTcgctcagtttgaaactggtaTCGCTGGGGAAGATTTACGCCGCAACACCGAGATATTTCCCCCTGG AGTTCCTCGTAAAGTTTTTAGAGCAGGAGGTGTGTCTGCTGAACTGGGACGTGGGCTTCGTCACCTCCACCATGCAGGAGATCGGCGTGCAGTTGCCGCGTCTCCTGGAGGTTTACGACCAACTCTTTAAAACTCGG GATCCTTGTTGGCAGCGGCTGAAGAAACCTCTCCACTTGGTGGAGTGCATCCACGTGCTTCTGTCGGGATACGTGGATGATCCCAGCAGAGTACCAACCTATGACAG ACGCCGGTTCACCAACGTGTGTCTCGACGACATCTGTGGATACCTGGTGGAGCTGCAGTCTCTGAGCCCAAACGCGGCCCTCCAGCAAACCATCGGCAACTTCAAGTCACTGCAGGCGAAGCTGGAGAAGCTCCACTGA
- the ora5 gene encoding rhodopsin produces the protein MDAEGWIESLIRALMFLAGILGNNWLAIRSLPGHKSSIRTNEVLFINLAVSNLITNYLVDLPDTVADFAGHWFLGETFCAAFRFCADLSETSSIYSTFFISVFWHQKLVGSLKRGGAPVQLDRLCLVGCLLAGSWTVAAVFSIPHVFFVAVEGRNGSKVDCVDVFPSAVARQTYEIFYLTLANALPLAGLVFASAQIVVTLLRNKQRVQGHSSGASEEGENKSGGGRDGGVAGTASGPGPTEDPKDPSSLTDIYTGVPASARPTGGSPGHGGTLVGDTYSGGGAPEGPGRPSQTRAKTSSGTQVRAAKSVVAVAAVFLVCWLTHLLLRISNNIHTSSMLVEVASYIAASYTCIIPYIFLYGVKKLGCPCRR, from the coding sequence ATGGACGCAGAAGGCTGGATCGAATCCCTCATCAGAGCACTCATGTTCCTGGCAGGGATCCTGGGGAACAACTGGCTGGCCATACGCTCGCTGCCCGGCCACAAATCTAGCATCCGCACCAACGAGGTGCTTTTCATCAACCTGGCCGTCTCCAACCTCATCACAAACTACCTGGTGGACCTGCCCGACACCGTGGCGGACTTCGCCGGACACTGGTTCCTGGGGGAGACCTTCTGCGCCGCCTTTCGTTTCTGCGCCGACCTCTCAGAGACCAGCAGCATCTACTCGACCTTCTTCATCAGCGTGTTCTGGCACCAGAAGCTGGTGGGCTCCCTGAAGCGCGGCGGTGCTCCGGTGCAGCTGGACCGCCTGTGCCTGGTGGGCTGCCTGCTGGCCGGGAGCTGGACGGTGGCAGCGGTCTTCAGCATCCCTCACGTGTTCTTCGTGGCGGTGGAGGGGCGAAACGGGAGCAAAGTGGACTGCGTGGACGTCTTCCCCAGCGCGGTGGCCAGGCAGACCTACGAGATCTTTTATTTAACCCTGGCGAACGCTCTCCCGCTCGCTGGGCTGGTGTTCGCCAGTGCACAGATTGTCGTCACTCTGCTGCGAAACAAGCAACGCGTACAGGGTCACAGCTCTGGCGCTAGCGAGGAGGGGGAAAACAAGAGCGGCGGAGGGAGGGACGGCGGCGTGGCCGGCACCGCGTCTGGTCCGGGCCCCACTGAAGATCCAAAAGATCCTTCGTCCCTAACGGACATTTACACCGGCGTGCCCGCTTCAGCGCGTCCCACCGGAGGGTCGCCGGGTCACGGCGGGACCCTCGTCGGGGACACGTACAGCGGGGGCGGAGCTCCGGAAGGACCCGGCAGGCCGAGCCAGACGCGGGCGAAGACGAGCTCGGGCACTCAGGTGAGAGCGGCCAAGAGCGTGGTGGCTGTAGCCGCGGTGTTCCTGGTCTGCTGGCTGACTCATCTGCTGCTGCGCATCAGCAACAACATCCACACGTCGTCGATGCTGGTGGAGGTGGCCAGCTACATTGCAGCCTCCTACACCTGCATCATCCCCTACATATTCTTGTACGGAGTGAAAAAGCTTGGTTGCCCGTGCAGAAGGTAG
- the zdhhc8a gene encoding palmitoyltransferase ZDHHC8B isoform X2 encodes MPFGGADSLKPSAFIPVCTAACLLVGSTSLFFVFTCPWLAVNISPAVPPCCAILFLFVLANFTMATFMDAGVLPMANEDEDKDDEFRAPLYKNVDVKGVQVRMKWCASCHFYRPPRCSHCSVCDHCVEDFDHHCPWVNNCIGRRNYRYFFLFLLSLTFHMIGVFSFGLIYVLHHMDELWKLHCTVTLVVISISGLFLLPVLGLTGFHFYLVSRGRTTNEQVTGKFQGGVNPFTRGCCNNLEYLVCSPISPKYTARPRNKAVIHVQPPFLRPEIDRQRQMKVRDNGTQRQDLQNKRTSAGGVELSDIKQMNTPPPLPPKPDHSPPKSQLAVVDDVRHHTKCIIPVSIPTVPQLRPVLDAISRGSSPIPPEQLLKTSEQQGSDKGPDVRSELQKSPRRSSQPAGLPVQTNTISTSMQLNSLTLNSRSLTLKHGNRHGSKSQLPAMRGDDPPFLPQRGAPPVGYHPHFLAMGMDGSVLQRPPPRGYSPVFMGVTRQSPQHRDISPSLQGRTSREPSPSFQGFPQRDPGPAFQGLMSRDLASQSVTSRDLSPTGPTMRDKTSQGLRDGLCDLASQGLTPQKTTPVRYDNFSKTIMASIHERREVEERDRMLRLQARSQALYGPDVGIYDIPSRRSLPPDNTRPPGSRGPTPPAYGSREFLMSTGILGYGMRTSPLSSSSTSSLTRGPKTSSSPLQSSSSSSLQSKGRSSSPAYCPPDRQTQPLPSSTSTLPRLASSSSTSSTPAYASYATAKRSSLPYSSEGKDAVALGALK; translated from the exons ATGCCCTTCGGCGGCGCCGACTCACTGAAGCCCAGCGCCTTCATCCCGGTGTGCACGGCCGCCTGCCTCCTGGTCGGCTCCACCTCCCTGTTCTTCGTCTTCAC ATGCCCGTGGCTGGCTGTAAATATCTCCCCTGCTGTGCCGCCATGCTGTGCcatcctcttcctttttgtgcTCGCCAacttcaccatggcaaccttcATGGACGCCGGCGTGCTCCCGATGG ccaacgaggacgaggacaaggACGACGAGTTCCGCGCTCCGCTGTACAAGAACGTGGACGTAAAGGGCGTCCAGGTCCGGATGAAGTGGTGCGCTTCGTGCCATTTTTACCGGCCTCCCCGCTGCTCCCACTGCAGCGTTTGTGATCACTGTGTGGAG GACTTTGACCATCACTGTCCCTGGGTGAACAACTGTATCGGGAGGCGAAACTACCGCTACTTCTTCCTGTTTCTGTTGTCGCTGACATTTCACATGATCGGTGTCTTCAGCTTCGGACTCATATACGTCTTGCACCACATGGACGAACTGTGGAAGCTGCACTGCACTGTCAC TTTGGTAGTGATCAGCATATCAGGACTGTTTCTTCTCCCGGTCCTGGGGCTCACTGGTTTCCATTTTTACCTGGTGTCCAGAGGTCGCACCACCAATGAACAA GTAACTGGGAAGTTCCAAGGAGGAGTAAATCCTTTCACACGAGGTTGTTGCAACAACTTGGAGTATCTGGTTTGCAGCCCAATCTCTCCAAA gtacacagcGAGGCCCCGTAACAAAGCGGTGATCCACGTTCAGCCTCCGTTCCTGAGACCGGAGATTGACCGTCAGAGGCAAATGAAAGTGAGGGACAATGGGACTCAGAGGCAGGATCTCCAAAATAAA CGCACTTCAGCCGGAGGTGTCGAGCTGTCAGACATCAAGCAAATGAACACTCCTCCACCACTGCCACCAAAGCCGGATCACAGCCCGCCCAAAAGCCAACTGGCTGTCGTGGATG ATGTGCGACACCATACCAAATGTATCATTCCTGTATCCATTCCCACCGTGCCACAACTCCGGCCTGTCTTGGATGCCATATCCAGAGGATCGTCACCCATTCCTCCAGAGCAG TTGCTGAAGACATCAGAGCAGCAAGGGAGCGACAAGGGTCCCGACGTCCGCTCCGAACTCCAAAAAAGCCCTCGGAGGAGCAGCCAGCCGGCCGGCCTTCCCGTCCAGACCAACACCATCTCAACCTCGATGCAGCTCAACTCTCTGACGCTCAACAGCCGATCTCTCACCCTCAAACACGGCAATCGCCACGGCAGCAAATCCCAGCTCCCTGCAATGCGCGGTGACG ATCCTCCGTTCCTGCCTCAGAGAGGTGCTCCTCCAGTTGGCTACCACCCTCACTTTTTGGCTATGGGCATGGACGGGTCCGTGTTGCAGCGCCCCCCTCCTCGCGGCTATAGTCCCGTGTTTATGGGCGTCACCAGACAGTCTCCGCAGCATCGGGACATCTCGCCTTCTCTGCAGGGCCGCACCTCGAGGGAGCCCTCACCTTCCTTCCAAGGTTTCCCTCAAAGAGACCCTGGTCCGGCGTTCCAAGGGCTGATGTCCAGAGACCTCGCATCCCAAAGCGTGACATCACGAGACCTCAGCCCCACAGGTCCGACGATGCGAGATAAGACCTCTCAAGGTCTACGAGACGGCCTTTGCGATCTCGCCTCGCAGGGTTTGACGCCTCAGAAGACCACACCCGTACGCTACGACAACTTTTCCAAAACCATCATGGCATCGATCCACGAGCGACGAGAGGTTGAGGAGAGGGACAGGATGCTGCGTCTCCAAGCCAGGTCCCAGGCCCTCTATGGCCCAGATGTGGGGATCTATGACATCCCCAGCAGGAGGAGTCTACCACCAGACAACACCAGACCTCCGGGCTCCCGTGGACCGACTCCTCCGGCCTACGGCTCCAGGGAGTTCCTGATGAGTACGGGCATCCTCGGTTACGGCATGAGGACCTCGCCTCTGTCCAGCTCCTCCACGTCGTCTCTGACTCGAGGCCCGAAAACGTCCAGCTCTCcgctgcagagcagcagcagcagcagcttgcaaAGCAAGGGCAGGTCTTCCTCTCCGGCTTACTGCCCTCCTGACAGACAGACTcaacccctcccttcctccacgTCCACTCTGCCCCgcttggcctcctcctcctccacctcctccacccccgcATACGCCTCCTATGCCACCGCAAAACGATCCTCGCTCCCATACTCCTCAGAGGGGAAGGATGCCGTCGCCCTGGGAGCGCTGAAATAA
- the zdhhc8a gene encoding palmitoyltransferase ZDHHC8B isoform X1, translating into MPFGGADSLKPSAFIPVCTAACLLVGSTSLFFVFTCPWLAVNISPAVPPCCAILFLFVLANFTMATFMDAGVLPMANEDEDKDDEFRAPLYKNVDVKGVQVRMKWCASCHFYRPPRCSHCSVCDHCVEDFDHHCPWVNNCIGRRNYRYFFLFLLSLTFHMIGVFSFGLIYVLHHMDELWKLHCTVTLVVISISGLFLLPVLGLTGFHFYLVSRGRTTNEQVTGKFQGGVNPFTRGCCNNLEYLVCSPISPKYTARPRNKAVIHVQPPFLRPEIDRQRQMKVRDNGTQRQDLQNKRTSAGGVELSDIKQMNTPPPLPPKPDHSPPKSQLAVVDDVRHHTKCIIPVSIPTVPQLRPVLDAISRGSSPIPPEQLLKTSEQQGSDKGPDVRSELQKSPRRSSQPAGLPVQTNTISTSMQLNSLTLNSRSLTLKHGNRHGSKSQLPAMRGDGMGSNPPPGIISSSSLLANQSSSVSYDNLINPSDPPFLPQRGAPPVGYHPHFLAMGMDGSVLQRPPPRGYSPVFMGVTRQSPQHRDISPSLQGRTSREPSPSFQGFPQRDPGPAFQGLMSRDLASQSVTSRDLSPTGPTMRDKTSQGLRDGLCDLASQGLTPQKTTPVRYDNFSKTIMASIHERREVEERDRMLRLQARSQALYGPDVGIYDIPSRRSLPPDNTRPPGSRGPTPPAYGSREFLMSTGILGYGMRTSPLSSSSTSSLTRGPKTSSSPLQSSSSSSLQSKGRSSSPAYCPPDRQTQPLPSSTSTLPRLASSSSTSSTPAYASYATAKRSSLPYSSEGKDAVALGALK; encoded by the exons ATGCCCTTCGGCGGCGCCGACTCACTGAAGCCCAGCGCCTTCATCCCGGTGTGCACGGCCGCCTGCCTCCTGGTCGGCTCCACCTCCCTGTTCTTCGTCTTCAC ATGCCCGTGGCTGGCTGTAAATATCTCCCCTGCTGTGCCGCCATGCTGTGCcatcctcttcctttttgtgcTCGCCAacttcaccatggcaaccttcATGGACGCCGGCGTGCTCCCGATGG ccaacgaggacgaggacaaggACGACGAGTTCCGCGCTCCGCTGTACAAGAACGTGGACGTAAAGGGCGTCCAGGTCCGGATGAAGTGGTGCGCTTCGTGCCATTTTTACCGGCCTCCCCGCTGCTCCCACTGCAGCGTTTGTGATCACTGTGTGGAG GACTTTGACCATCACTGTCCCTGGGTGAACAACTGTATCGGGAGGCGAAACTACCGCTACTTCTTCCTGTTTCTGTTGTCGCTGACATTTCACATGATCGGTGTCTTCAGCTTCGGACTCATATACGTCTTGCACCACATGGACGAACTGTGGAAGCTGCACTGCACTGTCAC TTTGGTAGTGATCAGCATATCAGGACTGTTTCTTCTCCCGGTCCTGGGGCTCACTGGTTTCCATTTTTACCTGGTGTCCAGAGGTCGCACCACCAATGAACAA GTAACTGGGAAGTTCCAAGGAGGAGTAAATCCTTTCACACGAGGTTGTTGCAACAACTTGGAGTATCTGGTTTGCAGCCCAATCTCTCCAAA gtacacagcGAGGCCCCGTAACAAAGCGGTGATCCACGTTCAGCCTCCGTTCCTGAGACCGGAGATTGACCGTCAGAGGCAAATGAAAGTGAGGGACAATGGGACTCAGAGGCAGGATCTCCAAAATAAA CGCACTTCAGCCGGAGGTGTCGAGCTGTCAGACATCAAGCAAATGAACACTCCTCCACCACTGCCACCAAAGCCGGATCACAGCCCGCCCAAAAGCCAACTGGCTGTCGTGGATG ATGTGCGACACCATACCAAATGTATCATTCCTGTATCCATTCCCACCGTGCCACAACTCCGGCCTGTCTTGGATGCCATATCCAGAGGATCGTCACCCATTCCTCCAGAGCAG TTGCTGAAGACATCAGAGCAGCAAGGGAGCGACAAGGGTCCCGACGTCCGCTCCGAACTCCAAAAAAGCCCTCGGAGGAGCAGCCAGCCGGCCGGCCTTCCCGTCCAGACCAACACCATCTCAACCTCGATGCAGCTCAACTCTCTGACGCTCAACAGCCGATCTCTCACCCTCAAACACGGCAATCGCCACGGCAGCAAATCCCAGCTCCCTGCAATGCGCGGTGACGGTATGGGATCCAATCCCCCGCCGGGGATCATTAGCTCGTCCAGCTTGCTGGCCAACCAGAGCAGCAGTGTCTCGTATGATAACCTCATTAACCCCTCAGATCCTCCGTTCCTGCCTCAGAGAGGTGCTCCTCCAGTTGGCTACCACCCTCACTTTTTGGCTATGGGCATGGACGGGTCCGTGTTGCAGCGCCCCCCTCCTCGCGGCTATAGTCCCGTGTTTATGGGCGTCACCAGACAGTCTCCGCAGCATCGGGACATCTCGCCTTCTCTGCAGGGCCGCACCTCGAGGGAGCCCTCACCTTCCTTCCAAGGTTTCCCTCAAAGAGACCCTGGTCCGGCGTTCCAAGGGCTGATGTCCAGAGACCTCGCATCCCAAAGCGTGACATCACGAGACCTCAGCCCCACAGGTCCGACGATGCGAGATAAGACCTCTCAAGGTCTACGAGACGGCCTTTGCGATCTCGCCTCGCAGGGTTTGACGCCTCAGAAGACCACACCCGTACGCTACGACAACTTTTCCAAAACCATCATGGCATCGATCCACGAGCGACGAGAGGTTGAGGAGAGGGACAGGATGCTGCGTCTCCAAGCCAGGTCCCAGGCCCTCTATGGCCCAGATGTGGGGATCTATGACATCCCCAGCAGGAGGAGTCTACCACCAGACAACACCAGACCTCCGGGCTCCCGTGGACCGACTCCTCCGGCCTACGGCTCCAGGGAGTTCCTGATGAGTACGGGCATCCTCGGTTACGGCATGAGGACCTCGCCTCTGTCCAGCTCCTCCACGTCGTCTCTGACTCGAGGCCCGAAAACGTCCAGCTCTCcgctgcagagcagcagcagcagcagcttgcaaAGCAAGGGCAGGTCTTCCTCTCCGGCTTACTGCCCTCCTGACAGACAGACTcaacccctcccttcctccacgTCCACTCTGCCCCgcttggcctcctcctcctccacctcctccacccccgcATACGCCTCCTATGCCACCGCAAAACGATCCTCGCTCCCATACTCCTCAGAGGGGAAGGATGCCGTCGCCCTGGGAGCGCTGAAATAA